A single region of the Streptomyces caelestis genome encodes:
- a CDS encoding ABC transporter substrate-binding protein, with product MSRRRFLGASLGGAGAGLLGLTGCGSAEGSASAGTDHLGLWYWKGSLSDKLLATARRGVPGVPGLKVRGSQIPDGDIDSKVRTSLAARAYVPDVTVVNNDNLATFFPDENEFLDLRELGAESVRNQYLEWKWKACFTPTGRMIGFPLDAGPTALYYRRDLFREAGLAHEPADVAEEIPTWEKFIAAGRTLRAKVSGKPYLVSNIGNVFQQVLLQSPRQFVDADNRFIGDQGHVRRAWDLSVDILRQGLSARITDGTPDFNAAMSGGRIATMTTAVWAINGLKDTAPKTAGSWRLTTMPDGPANYGGSYMTLTRYCRDPEAGFAFLKWLLSPANQLASYQEMALFPTTPAAYTDPAMHEPDPFFGGQQPIDVFGPAAQKAPVVYFSPYEESANTPFFQELTNVEMLGKNPGRAWRDAVHTAETTLSRVGVS from the coding sequence ATGTCCCGCAGGCGCTTTCTGGGGGCCTCCCTGGGTGGTGCGGGGGCGGGCCTGCTCGGGCTGACCGGATGCGGGTCGGCGGAGGGATCGGCCTCCGCCGGCACCGACCACCTCGGCCTCTGGTACTGGAAGGGCTCGCTCAGCGACAAGCTGCTCGCCACCGCCCGGCGCGGCGTACCCGGCGTGCCGGGACTGAAGGTGCGGGGCTCGCAGATACCCGACGGCGACATCGACTCCAAGGTGCGCACCAGCCTCGCCGCACGCGCCTACGTGCCGGACGTCACGGTCGTGAACAACGACAACCTCGCCACGTTCTTCCCCGACGAGAACGAGTTCCTCGACCTGCGGGAGCTCGGTGCGGAGTCCGTCCGTAACCAGTACCTCGAGTGGAAGTGGAAGGCCTGCTTCACCCCGACGGGCAGGATGATCGGCTTCCCTCTGGACGCCGGCCCCACCGCGCTCTACTACCGCAGGGACCTCTTCCGGGAGGCCGGACTGGCCCACGAACCGGCGGACGTCGCCGAGGAGATCCCCACCTGGGAGAAGTTCATCGCCGCCGGGCGGACCCTGCGGGCGAAGGTGTCCGGCAAGCCGTACCTGGTGAGCAACATCGGCAACGTCTTCCAGCAGGTCCTGCTCCAGAGCCCCAGACAGTTCGTGGACGCCGACAACCGCTTCATCGGCGACCAGGGGCACGTCCGGCGGGCCTGGGACCTGTCCGTGGACATCCTCCGCCAGGGGCTCAGCGCCAGGATCACGGACGGCACACCCGACTTCAACGCGGCCATGAGCGGCGGCCGGATCGCCACGATGACCACGGCGGTATGGGCCATCAACGGCCTGAAGGACACCGCCCCGAAGACCGCCGGGTCCTGGCGGCTCACCACCATGCCGGACGGCCCCGCCAACTACGGCGGCTCGTACATGACGCTGACCCGCTACTGCCGGGACCCCGAGGCGGGCTTCGCCTTCCTGAAGTGGCTGCTCAGCCCGGCGAACCAGCTCGCGAGCTACCAGGAGATGGCCCTGTTCCCCACCACCCCGGCCGCCTACACCGACCCGGCGATGCACGAGCCCGACCCCTTCTTCGGCGGTCAGCAGCCCATCGACGTCTTCGGCCCGGCCGCCCAGAAAGCCCCGGTCGTCTACTTCAGCCCCTACGAGGAGTCCGCCAACACCCCGTTCTTCCAGGAGCTGACCAACGTGGAAATGCTCGGCAAGAACCCCGGCCGGGCCTGGCGGGACGCCGTGCACACCGCCGAGACCACGCTGTCCCGCGTGGGGGTGAGCTGA
- a CDS encoding LacI family DNA-binding transcriptional regulator: MWTDNQRAEPGAERPDGARRRATIHDVARLAGVSRQTVSRAVNDKGEIDPATKERVLEAARLLDYRPSRFARGLVQKGAVTAGLVIPDLRNPFFPEVAAGVLEAAEQRGWQVVVWDSRIDEARERQALDVLSHQADAVVGYFKDPDDVLTRHLGGVPLVLLERGPQQTRFAAVGIDAATGVEQGMNHLFRAGHRRIGMLDGVHGPGPRRLAFLEQVRRLGLPVDEDWVVVCPEHSVAGGEAGLERLLAARPEITAVFGFNDLIAVGAMRAARRHGRGVPDDLAVLGFDGLSLGELVDPALTTLHIDKRQLGRLAVEQVARLRAGEEPLRGADAWVVPELVVRASA, from the coding sequence GTGTGGACCGACAATCAGCGGGCGGAGCCGGGTGCCGAGCGGCCCGATGGTGCCCGGCGCCGGGCCACGATCCACGACGTCGCACGACTGGCCGGGGTGTCACGGCAGACGGTCTCCCGGGCGGTCAACGACAAGGGCGAGATCGACCCGGCCACCAAGGAGCGGGTCCTGGAGGCGGCCCGGCTCCTGGACTACCGGCCCAGCCGGTTCGCGCGCGGCCTCGTCCAGAAGGGGGCGGTGACGGCGGGCCTGGTCATCCCCGACCTGCGCAACCCGTTCTTCCCCGAGGTGGCCGCCGGGGTGCTGGAGGCGGCCGAGCAGCGCGGCTGGCAGGTGGTCGTGTGGGACTCCCGTATCGACGAAGCCCGGGAGCGGCAGGCGCTCGACGTGCTCTCCCACCAGGCGGACGCGGTCGTGGGCTACTTCAAGGACCCGGACGACGTCCTCACCCGGCACCTCGGAGGCGTGCCGCTGGTGCTGCTGGAGCGCGGCCCGCAGCAGACCCGGTTCGCGGCCGTGGGCATCGACGCCGCCACCGGAGTCGAGCAGGGCATGAACCACCTGTTCCGCGCGGGGCACCGCAGGATCGGCATGCTGGACGGCGTGCACGGCCCCGGCCCCCGCAGGCTGGCCTTCCTGGAGCAGGTGCGGCGGCTCGGGCTGCCGGTCGACGAGGACTGGGTCGTGGTGTGCCCCGAGCACAGCGTGGCCGGCGGCGAGGCCGGCCTGGAACGGCTCCTGGCGGCGCGGCCCGAGATCACCGCGGTCTTCGGCTTCAACGACCTGATCGCGGTCGGGGCGATGCGCGCCGCCCGCCGCCACGGCCGCGGTGTCCCGGACGATCTGGCGGTGCTGGGCTTCGACGGTCTCTCCCTGGGCGAGCTGGTGGACCCCGCCCTGACGACCCTGCACATCGACAAGCGGCAGCTGGGACGGCTGGCCGTGGAGCAGGTGGCCCGGCTGCGCGCGGGTGAGGAGCCGCTGCGGGGCGCGGACGCCTGGGTGGTGCCCGAGTTGGTGGTCCGCGCATCCGCCTGA
- a CDS encoding RNA-guided endonuclease InsQ/TnpB family protein → MKANLRAGRYGRPGTKRHTRAAGKPIVFRPEAAQPYDDRMLSWQHEQRTVSIWTTAGRLKGVAFTGQAEQLAVLAAHRHGESDLLCRDGTWFLIATCEIPEQRLNAHPVAFLGVDLGIVNVAATSDGVKHSGRRINRKRAKDRELRRKLQQKNTKSAKRRAKKYAGREARRNKDINHKISKGIVAEAERTGRGIALEDLGGIRERARLRKPQRTTLHSWPFAQLGAFIAYKAKRAGVPVVYVDPAYTSQECSQCHHIERGNRPSQARFACRVCGFVEHADLNSSHNIAHRGWLAWVCGVQSTAPELTLIA, encoded by the coding sequence TTGAAGGCGAACCTGCGGGCCGGACGGTACGGGCGGCCCGGCACCAAACGGCACACCCGAGCCGCGGGCAAGCCGATCGTCTTCCGGCCGGAGGCGGCGCAGCCGTACGACGACCGGATGCTGTCCTGGCAGCACGAGCAGCGCACGGTGTCGATCTGGACCACGGCCGGCCGACTCAAGGGGGTGGCGTTCACCGGACAGGCTGAGCAACTGGCCGTGCTGGCCGCGCACCGTCACGGTGAGTCCGACCTGCTGTGCCGGGACGGAACCTGGTTCCTGATCGCGACCTGCGAGATCCCCGAACAGAGACTGAATGCCCACCCGGTGGCCTTCCTCGGCGTCGATCTGGGCATCGTGAACGTCGCCGCCACCTCTGACGGCGTGAAGCACTCCGGGCGCCGCATCAACCGGAAGCGGGCCAAGGACCGGGAATTGCGGCGCAAGCTGCAGCAGAAGAACACCAAGTCCGCGAAGCGGCGGGCGAAGAAGTACGCGGGCCGTGAGGCCCGCCGCAACAAGGACATCAACCACAAGATCAGCAAAGGGATCGTGGCGGAGGCTGAACGCACCGGTCGCGGGATCGCCCTGGAGGACCTGGGCGGTATCCGTGAGCGGGCACGGCTGAGAAAGCCCCAACGCACCACGCTCCACTCCTGGCCCTTCGCCCAGCTCGGCGCCTTCATCGCCTACAAGGCGAAACGCGCCGGGGTGCCGGTCGTGTACGTCGATCCGGCGTACACCAGCCAGGAATGCTCCCAGTGCCACCACATCGAGCGCGGCAACCGGCCCTCCCAGGCCCGTTTCGCGTGCCGGGTCTGCGGCTTCGTTGAGCACGCCGACCTCAACTCGTCCCACAACATCGCCCACCGCGGGTGGCTGGCGTGGGTCTGCGGGGTCCAGTCAACGGCCCCTGAACTCACCCTCATTGCGTGA
- a CDS encoding VOC family protein, whose protein sequence is MPDEPAVRELRLVVTADDYDAALHFYRDVLGLAERGAFASEDGRVTILEAGRATLELTDPNHAAFIDEVEVGRRVAGHVRVAFQVDDSVATTAKPAAAGAEVIAEPTPTPWNSVNMTRA, encoded by the coding sequence ATGCCCGACGAACCAGCCGTACGAGAACTCCGCCTGGTCGTGACGGCGGACGACTACGACGCCGCGCTGCACTTCTACCGGGACGTGCTCGGCCTGGCCGAGCGGGGCGCGTTCGCCTCGGAGGACGGGCGGGTCACGATCCTGGAGGCCGGACGGGCCACCCTGGAGCTGACCGACCCGAACCATGCCGCCTTCATCGACGAGGTCGAGGTCGGGCGGCGGGTGGCCGGGCACGTCCGGGTCGCCTTCCAGGTGGACGACTCCGTCGCCACTACGGCGAAGCCGGCCGCCGCCGGGGCCGAGGTGATCGCCGAGCCCACGCCTACCCCCTGGAACTCCGTCAACATGACCCGGGCATGA
- a CDS encoding 1-aminocyclopropane-1-carboxylate deaminase, whose amino-acid sequence MSLSPSSPASPSPSLSSYARYPLLFGPSPVHPLERLTAHLGGAALWAKREDCNSGVAYGGNKTRKLEYLVADALAKGCDTLVSIGGVQSNHTRQVAAVAARAGLKCVLVQESWVEWPDAVYDKVGNILLSRLAGADVRLVKAGFGIGFKESWEQALREVEEGGGKPYAIPAGASDHPLGGLGFAGWAYEVAEQERELGVFYDTVVVCSVTGSTQAGMVAGFAALEEAGGRPRRVLGIDASAKPAATRGQIARIAHNTGQLIGLKREVTESDVELDERYHAGTYGIPDESTLAAMRLAARTEGMVTDPVYEGKSMAGMIDLVSRGEIGRDSTVLYAHLGGQPALNAYSALF is encoded by the coding sequence ATGTCCCTTTCCCCGTCCTCGCCCGCTTCCCCTTCCCCCTCCCTCTCCTCGTACGCCCGTTACCCCCTGCTCTTCGGGCCCTCGCCCGTCCACCCCCTGGAGCGGCTGACCGCGCACCTCGGCGGCGCCGCCCTCTGGGCCAAGCGCGAGGACTGCAACTCCGGTGTCGCGTACGGCGGGAACAAGACCCGCAAGCTGGAGTACCTGGTCGCCGACGCGCTCGCGAAGGGCTGCGACACGCTCGTGTCGATCGGCGGGGTGCAGTCGAACCACACCCGGCAGGTCGCGGCGGTGGCCGCCCGGGCCGGGCTCAAGTGCGTGCTGGTGCAGGAGAGCTGGGTGGAGTGGCCCGACGCCGTGTACGACAAGGTCGGCAACATCCTGCTCAGCCGCCTCGCCGGGGCCGACGTGCGGCTGGTGAAGGCCGGGTTCGGGATCGGGTTCAAGGAGAGCTGGGAGCAGGCGCTCAGGGAGGTCGAGGAGGGGGGCGGCAAGCCGTACGCCATCCCGGCCGGCGCCTCCGACCATCCGCTCGGCGGCCTCGGTTTCGCCGGGTGGGCGTACGAGGTCGCCGAGCAGGAGCGTGAGCTGGGCGTCTTCTACGACACCGTGGTCGTGTGCTCGGTGACCGGCTCCACCCAGGCCGGCATGGTCGCCGGGTTCGCCGCGCTGGAGGAGGCGGGCGGGCGGCCCCGGCGCGTGCTCGGTATCGACGCCTCGGCGAAACCCGCCGCGACCCGTGGCCAGATCGCCAGGATCGCCCACAACACCGGGCAGCTCATCGGTCTCAAGCGCGAGGTGACCGAGTCCGACGTCGAACTCGACGAGCGGTACCACGCGGGCACGTACGGCATCCCCGACGAGTCCACCCTGGCGGCGATGCGGCTCGCGGCCCGGACGGAGGGGATGGTCACGGACCCCGTCTACGAGGGGAAGTCCATGGCCGGGATGATCGACCTGGTCTCACGGGGCGAGATCGGCCGCGACTCCACCGTCCTCTATGCCCACCTGGGCGGACAGCCGGCGCTGAACGCGTACAGCGCGCTGTTCTGA
- a CDS encoding GntR family transcriptional regulator — protein MEAIRPVPRTLLRDRAYAAIRDAIVAGEIEPGAVVRDAELAERLGLSRAPVREAFSRLVDEGLLESKPQSYTRVTPLVACDVRDAAAVVGAMHELVTRVAVPRLSAADIEAMRAANQRFAASVAAGDVDEALRADDALHEVLVRVSGNRAAAATVARYTPLIRRLERRRFGEGGSCRSAGLHERLIEACAAGDVAEAVRVTAEIWRGLEELAD, from the coding sequence GTGGAGGCCATCCGGCCCGTGCCCCGGACCCTGCTCAGGGACCGTGCGTACGCGGCGATCCGGGACGCCATCGTGGCCGGGGAGATCGAACCCGGTGCGGTGGTGCGGGACGCCGAGCTCGCGGAGCGGCTGGGGCTGTCCCGGGCGCCGGTGCGGGAGGCGTTCTCCCGGCTCGTGGACGAGGGGCTGCTGGAGAGCAAGCCGCAGAGCTACACCCGGGTGACCCCGCTCGTGGCCTGCGACGTCCGGGACGCCGCCGCCGTGGTCGGCGCCATGCACGAGCTCGTGACGCGGGTCGCCGTGCCCCGGCTGTCCGCCGCGGACATCGAGGCGATGCGCGCCGCCAACCAGCGGTTCGCCGCCTCGGTCGCCGCCGGAGACGTGGATGAAGCCCTGCGTGCCGACGACGCGCTGCACGAGGTCCTCGTCCGGGTGAGCGGCAACCGCGCGGCCGCCGCGACCGTCGCCCGCTACACCCCGCTCATCCGCCGCCTGGAGCGACGGCGCTTCGGCGAGGGCGGCAGCTGCCGTTCGGCCGGGCTGCACGAGCGGCTGATCGAGGCCTGCGCGGCCGGTGACGTGGCCGAGGCGGTCCGCGTCACGGCGGAGATCTGGCGCGGGCTCGAAGAGCTCGCCGACTGA
- a CDS encoding TROVE domain-containing protein — translation MARFNSKAARARPVSRVTSTGRVLRTYEGGRGRERDARSELFLLAVSNFVSQQTFYETGADRDDRFAKLVRELAVTDPAWTAGLLGWLRGEGNLRTASVVGAAEYVKARLDAGATGGPANRQVVSSVLQRPDEPGELLAYWTAMYGRNVPKPVKRGIADAVRRLYHGKALLKYDTASKGYRFGDILNLVHAAPDPDKPWQGELFRYALDRRHHPDTAVPPASDRVLTAHRELMALPVAERRAVVTAEGGAERLAEAGMTWETLAGWLQGPMDKAAWEAVIPSMGTMALVRNLRNFDEAGVSDEVAERVAARIGDPAEVARSRQFPFRYLAAYQHAPSLRWSYALERALGHSLASVPALPGRTLVLVDRSGSMFWSRLSDRSELTRADAAAIFGTALALRAERADLVEFGSTSDRVKFRKGESVLRILDRFGDLGGTDTTEAVRRHYRKHDRVLIVTDEQYTHHHRGDPTEQVPADVPVYTWNLAGYRAGHGPSGTGKRHTFGGLSDAAFRMVPLIEASRDADWPWAA, via the coding sequence ATGGCGCGATTCAACAGCAAGGCGGCGCGGGCGCGTCCCGTCTCCCGTGTGACGTCCACCGGGCGCGTGCTGCGCACCTACGAGGGCGGCCGGGGCCGGGAGCGCGACGCCCGCTCGGAGCTCTTTCTGCTCGCGGTGTCGAACTTCGTGTCGCAGCAGACCTTCTACGAGACCGGCGCCGACCGCGACGACCGCTTCGCGAAGCTCGTGCGCGAACTCGCCGTCACCGACCCGGCGTGGACGGCCGGCCTGCTCGGCTGGCTGCGCGGCGAGGGCAACCTGCGTACGGCCTCCGTCGTCGGCGCCGCCGAGTACGTCAAGGCCCGCCTGGACGCGGGCGCGACCGGCGGCCCGGCCAACCGGCAGGTCGTCTCCTCCGTGCTCCAGCGGCCCGACGAGCCCGGCGAACTGCTCGCGTACTGGACGGCGATGTACGGCCGCAACGTGCCCAAGCCGGTCAAGCGCGGCATCGCCGACGCCGTACGCCGTCTCTACCACGGCAAGGCGCTGCTGAAGTACGACACCGCCTCCAAGGGCTACCGCTTCGGCGACATCCTCAACCTCGTGCACGCCGCGCCGGACCCGGACAAGCCGTGGCAGGGTGAGCTGTTCCGGTACGCCCTCGACCGGCGGCACCACCCCGACACCGCGGTGCCGCCCGCGTCGGACCGCGTCCTCACCGCGCACCGCGAGCTGATGGCGCTGCCGGTGGCGGAGCGGCGTGCGGTCGTCACCGCCGAGGGCGGTGCCGAGCGGCTGGCCGAGGCCGGGATGACGTGGGAGACGCTGGCGGGCTGGCTCCAGGGGCCGATGGACAAGGCGGCCTGGGAGGCCGTGATTCCGTCCATGGGCACCATGGCGCTCGTGCGCAACCTGCGCAACTTCGACGAGGCCGGGGTGTCCGACGAGGTGGCCGAGCGGGTCGCCGCGCGGATCGGCGACCCGGCGGAGGTCGCGCGCTCGCGGCAGTTCCCCTTCCGGTACCTCGCCGCGTACCAGCACGCGCCGTCGCTGCGCTGGTCGTACGCCCTGGAGCGGGCGCTCGGCCACTCGCTGGCCAGCGTGCCCGCGCTGCCCGGCCGGACGCTGGTGCTCGTGGACCGCTCCGGCTCGATGTTCTGGTCGCGGCTGTCCGACCGCTCGGAACTCACCCGCGCCGACGCCGCCGCGATCTTCGGCACGGCGCTCGCGCTGCGGGCGGAGCGCGCGGACCTGGTCGAGTTCGGCTCGACGAGCGACCGCGTGAAGTTCCGCAAGGGTGAGTCGGTGCTGAGGATCCTCGACCGCTTCGGCGACCTGGGCGGCACCGACACCACCGAGGCGGTGCGCCGGCACTACCGGAAGCACGACCGGGTGCTGATCGTCACCGACGAGCAGTACACGCACCACCACCGGGGCGACCCGACCGAGCAGGTCCCGGCCGACGTGCCGGTCTACACCTGGAACCTCGCCGGATACCGGGCGGGCCACGGCCCGTCGGGCACGGGCAAGCGGCACACGTTCGGAGGACTTTCGGACGCGGCTTTCCGGATGGTTCCGCTGATCGAGGCCTCCCGGGACGCCGACTGGCCCTGGGCGGCCTGA
- a CDS encoding alkaline phosphatase PhoX, translating into MSLTRRDFARTSAITGAGVALAGSVGALATAPNALASYDTDSAEGAADARHGVGYGPLVPDPEGILALPAGFSYRIITYSGRTKLESGEFTPSNHDGTATFDGPRGTTLLVNNHELKGPRANWKYPVPLTEGLVYDPAAAGGCTVVEIRPDGRVAEWVGIAGTSTNCAGGSTPWGTWLTCEENSDRAGVNGMTKDHGYVFEVDPSDRRANRSPKPLKFFGRYDHEAVVIDPKRGHAYLTEDDDEPNGLFYRWTPPKGFAYGPGKFRELADDAGVLQAPKCYDSGGRFVDDLSRATKPGTVYGVDWVDVPDRDARTTPVRKQFGAGEVTRARKLEGMWWGDGGAYIVSSYAREESPGRHDGQVWFYDPKRRTLTLKVLLGVNSDPSKDGAFDGPDNITVSPYGGIVLAEDGEGVSHLFGATESGRTYPIARNDLNVGTEEKPEYSEFAGVTFSPDGKTLYANIQDPGILLAITGPWKRQKR; encoded by the coding sequence ATGTCGCTCACCCGCAGGGACTTCGCCAGAACCTCCGCGATCACCGGTGCCGGTGTCGCGCTGGCGGGCAGTGTCGGGGCCCTCGCCACCGCGCCCAACGCCCTCGCGTCCTACGACACCGACAGTGCGGAGGGCGCGGCGGACGCCCGGCACGGGGTCGGCTACGGGCCGCTCGTCCCCGACCCCGAGGGCATCCTCGCCCTGCCCGCCGGCTTCTCGTACCGGATCATCACCTACAGCGGCAGGACGAAGCTGGAGTCCGGTGAGTTCACGCCGTCCAACCACGACGGCACCGCCACCTTCGACGGCCCCCGCGGCACCACCCTGCTCGTCAACAACCACGAGCTGAAGGGCCCGCGCGCCAACTGGAAGTACCCGGTGCCGCTCACCGAGGGCCTCGTCTACGACCCGGCCGCCGCCGGTGGCTGCACGGTCGTCGAGATACGCCCCGACGGACGGGTCGCCGAGTGGGTCGGCATCGCGGGCACCTCCACCAACTGCGCCGGTGGCAGCACTCCGTGGGGCACCTGGCTCACCTGCGAGGAGAACTCCGACCGGGCCGGGGTCAACGGCATGACCAAGGACCACGGCTACGTCTTCGAGGTCGACCCCTCCGACCGGCGCGCCAACCGCAGCCCCAAGCCGCTGAAGTTCTTCGGCCGTTACGACCACGAGGCCGTCGTCATCGACCCCAAGCGCGGCCACGCCTACCTCACCGAGGACGACGACGAGCCCAACGGCCTCTTCTACCGCTGGACCCCGCCCAAGGGTTTCGCATACGGCCCCGGCAAGTTCCGCGAGCTCGCCGACGACGCCGGTGTCCTCCAGGCGCCCAAGTGCTACGACTCCGGCGGCCGGTTCGTCGACGACCTGTCCCGGGCCACCAAGCCCGGCACCGTCTACGGCGTCGACTGGGTGGACGTACCCGACCGCGACGCCCGCACCACGCCCGTGCGCAAGCAGTTCGGCGCCGGGGAGGTCACCCGCGCCCGCAAGCTGGAGGGCATGTGGTGGGGCGACGGCGGCGCCTACATCGTCTCCTCGTACGCCCGCGAGGAGAGCCCCGGCCGGCACGACGGCCAGGTCTGGTTCTACGACCCCAAGCGCCGCACGCTGACGCTGAAGGTCCTGCTCGGTGTGAACTCCGACCCGTCCAAGGACGGCGCGTTCGACGGCCCCGACAACATCACCGTCTCACCGTACGGCGGCATCGTCCTGGCCGAGGACGGCGAGGGCGTTTCGCATCTCTTCGGCGCCACCGAGAGCGGCCGCACGTACCCGATCGCCCGCAACGACCTGAACGTCGGCACCGAAGAAAAGCCGGAGTACAGCGAGTTCGCCGGCGTCACCTTCTCGCCCGACGGCAAGACCCTTTACGCCAACATCCAGGACCCGGGCATCCTGCTCGCCATCACCGGTCCCTGGAAGCGCCAGAAGCGGTAA
- a CDS encoding endonuclease/exonuclease/phosphatase family protein, protein MPSKSSARLAALTVAAVCSAASTIVLTTPAHADSVRIHDIQGSTRMSPYAGRQVTDVTGIVTGIRTYGQSRGFWIQDPNPDADPATSEGVFVFTGSAPKGVAVGDSVTVSGTVSEYVPGGTASGNQSLTEITKPTTTVVSSGNALPAATTIDTRSVPAAYAPAGDTTANGSVNALPLKPSKYALDHYEALEGMTVRVTDTRVVGATDPYTELWVTVKPHENRNRHGGTVYGSYDAQNTGRLQIQSLGSTADFPKANVGDTLAGATAGPLDYNQFGGYTLVASELGTLKPAGLKRETTSKQRSSELAVATYNVENLDPTDATFAEHASAIVNNLKSPDIVSLEEIQDNNGATNDGTVATDQTMTKLIDAIVAAGGPTYDWRSIDPADGTDGGEPGGNIRQAFLFNPERVSFTDRAGGDATTATGVTKIRGKAHLTFSPGRIAPADEAWKNSRKPLAGEFVFRGRTVFVIANHFNSKGGDQGLTSQYQPPARGSETQRHQQATLVNAFVKDILDTQKNADVIALGDINDFEFSRTTSILEGRGELWSAIKSLPRSERYSYVYQGNSQVLDQILISPSIRRDCDFEYDSVHVNAEFNDQISDHDPQVLRFRP, encoded by the coding sequence TTGCCGAGCAAGTCGTCCGCGCGCCTCGCCGCGCTCACCGTCGCCGCCGTGTGCTCCGCGGCATCCACGATCGTCCTCACCACCCCGGCCCACGCCGACTCGGTCCGCATCCACGACATCCAGGGCAGCACCCGGATGTCCCCGTACGCCGGCAGGCAGGTCACGGACGTGACCGGCATCGTCACCGGCATCCGCACCTACGGCCAGTCCCGCGGCTTCTGGATCCAGGACCCGAACCCGGACGCCGACCCGGCGACCAGCGAGGGCGTCTTCGTCTTCACCGGCTCGGCACCGAAGGGGGTCGCCGTCGGTGACTCCGTCACGGTCAGCGGCACGGTCTCGGAGTACGTCCCCGGCGGCACCGCCTCCGGCAACCAGTCGCTGACGGAGATCACCAAGCCGACGACCACGGTCGTCTCCAGCGGCAACGCGCTCCCCGCCGCCACGACGATCGACACGAGGTCGGTCCCCGCCGCCTACGCACCGGCCGGTGACACCACGGCGAACGGCTCGGTCAACGCCCTCCCCCTCAAGCCCTCGAAGTACGCCCTGGACCACTACGAGGCACTGGAGGGCATGACCGTCCGCGTCACCGACACCCGTGTCGTGGGCGCCACCGACCCGTACACCGAACTCTGGGTGACGGTGAAGCCGCACGAGAACCGCAACCGCCACGGCGGCACGGTCTACGGCTCCTACGACGCCCAGAACACCGGCCGCCTCCAGATCCAGTCCCTCGGCTCGACGGCCGACTTCCCGAAGGCGAACGTCGGCGACACCCTCGCCGGCGCGACGGCGGGCCCGCTGGACTACAACCAGTTCGGCGGCTACACCCTGGTCGCGAGCGAACTCGGCACGCTCAAGCCGGCGGGCCTGAAGCGCGAGACGACGAGCAAGCAGCGCTCCTCGGAACTCGCGGTGGCCACCTACAACGTCGAGAACCTCGACCCGACCGACGCCACCTTCGCCGAGCACGCGTCCGCGATCGTGAACAACCTGAAGTCGCCGGACATCGTGTCCCTGGAGGAGATCCAGGACAACAACGGCGCGACGAACGACGGTACGGTCGCCACCGACCAGACCATGACCAAGCTGATCGACGCGATCGTCGCGGCCGGCGGCCCGACGTACGACTGGCGCTCGATCGACCCGGCCGACGGCACCGACGGCGGTGAGCCCGGTGGCAACATCCGCCAGGCGTTCCTGTTCAACCCGGAGCGGGTCTCCTTCACGGACCGCGCGGGCGGCGACGCCACGACGGCGACCGGCGTGACGAAGATCCGCGGCAAGGCGCACCTGACGTTCAGCCCCGGACGGATCGCCCCCGCCGACGAGGCCTGGAAGAACAGCCGCAAGCCGCTGGCCGGCGAGTTCGTCTTCCGCGGCCGAACGGTCTTCGTGATCGCCAACCACTTCAACTCCAAGGGCGGCGACCAGGGCCTGACCTCCCAGTACCAACCGCCGGCCCGCGGCTCCGAGACCCAGCGCCACCAGCAGGCCACGCTGGTGAACGCCTTCGTCAAGGACATCCTCGACACCCAGAAGAACGCGGACGTCATCGCCCTGGGCGACATCAACGACTTCGAGTTCTCCCGCACCACCAGCATCCTCGAAGGCCGGGGCGAACTCTGGTCGGCGATCAAGTCGCTGCCCCGCAGCGAGCGTTACTCGTACGTCTACCAGGGCAACAGCCAGGTCCTCGACCAGATCCTGATCAGCCCGTCGATCCGCCGCGACTGCGACTTCGAGTACGACAGCGTGCACGTCAACGCGGAGTTCAACGACCAGATCAGCGACCACGACCCGCAGGTCCTGCGCTTCCGCCCGTAA